Genomic segment of Desulfovibrionales bacterium:
TGACATAACCTGTCATGATATACAGGTAGATTCACACGGTTCGTCCGACCTGGCCGTAGGCAGGCTTTCCGCCTTTTCCCGATTGACCTTGGAAGAAAAGGACATGACCTATGCTGTTCTTCATTTCGGCGGACTTGATTTTCACTGCGTCCTCTGTCCATCCAGATCACCTGAGGAATATGAGGAATTAAAGAGGCAGCTTTTCAAAAACTTTAAGGACGGTTCTCCAGGGAATGTTTACGCTGTTATGCTTAAAGAATTTCCGGAGAGTACCTATCGATTAGAAGATATCTTTATTGAGGAACGGCGCAGGCTGATCGAGATAGCCCTGGGGCCTCGCCTTGAAGAATATAACGAGACTTTCGAACGGCTGGCCAGGCAGGATGAAGGTACGATTCGCTCATTGGCAGGTTTATCTTACCCTATTCCCAGGCAGATGCTGGTTGCTATCTCCAATGGCCTTGACTGGCATTTGGTGCAAGCAGCACAAACACTGCCTTCTACCGGGACCTTCCAGGAGATAAGCGCCCTATGGGAGTATGGCCGGAGATGGAACTATCAGCCGCACAGGGAGAAGCTTAATAGGATATTAACCCTGAAATTAGAAGAGGTTTTAGAGAAACTTAGGCAACTAGATTCCAAAATGGTATTGGCGTCGGCGCACGAGGTACTGGAGGTGGCCGGGATGTTCAATATTTCATTAGATCTCTGGCGGTCACAGAATCTTTTCCTGGATTTTTGTTCTGAATGCGCAAGACCTGAGCCTGCCCTCCGAAAAAGTTTTGAAGATTTTGCCCTAAGGATAGGATTGTCTAAAGAAATATTGAAATGGCCGGGTTGGGCGTAAAAATTTCGGATGAGCTGTCAGTGCTCAACAATCAGCGTTCAGCTTAATGTGTTGTTTGTCTTAGGGTTTTGTAAAAGCTGATCGCTGTAAGCGTGAAGTTCGCCCCGACGGATCTCCGACATGAAAACCGGACATTTCTATTTTGACTTGACAATGTCCTATTTTTTAGTTGCATAATATATAATTCGTGTTAAGCTACAAAACTTTATATAATTTTATTCCTTTACAAGCCGGCAGACAGTGATTAAAATTTAACATAAAACAAATACATATCTGCCGGCCACAGGCCGACCGGGGGCCGGATATTTTAATGGATTTAGCAATCGGTGAGCCGTACGTGCATATGAATAAACTGGACAAAGTAAGATTACTGAAAGCTGTCGGTAAAAAAGAGCAGATTACGTATGAGGATCTGAACGAATTGCTGCCTTCAGACGTCAACGATCCCCACGAGATCGAAGAGATTTTCGAATTTTTGAGTAAGAACGATATCGAGGTGGTTGAAGAAGCACCCGCAATAGAGGATCTCGATTCTGCCGAAGCCGAATGGCCGAAGGGCAGGGATAAGGAACAGGTGGAAGAAGTGGTGGAAGCCGCCGAACTTGTTGAAAAGGAGACAGAGGAGTTTGAGGAACCGTTTGAGGTGACGACGACCTACTTGCGGGAGATGGGGCGGTTCCCCTTGCTTACACCTGGAAAAGAGGAGGAGCTGAGCCGCATTATTCAGTCGGGCTACGAAATGCTTCTCCATGTAGTGCTCAAGACCCGTGGCAGGGAACCGGAATTAAAGGCCATCCATGAGCGAATTAGCACCTGGAGGGAACGGGATCCCTCGCTTAAACCTAAAAAACAGCATCTCAATTACCTTCTCAAAAATGTCAGAGAATTGGCCGCCCGGTACCCTGAACCAAAAAAAATTAAGAAGTTGTTGGCCGGTGTAACCAAAGAGATTGAAGCCATTGAGAAGGCCAAGGATGAGATGATCAGGGCTAACCTCCGCCTGGTGGTGAGCATTGCCAAGAAGTATATGTACCAGGGTTTAAATCTTGCCGACCTTATCCAGGAGGGAAACCTGGGTCTTATGCGGGCAGTTTTCCGGTTCGATTATAGTAAGGGCAATAAATTCAGCACCTACGCCAGTTGGTGGATACGGCAGGCCATAACCCGGGCTATCCTGGACAAGACGAGGACTATAAGGCTGCCGGTGCATTTCCTGGAGTTACGCAGCCAATTTTTTAAGGCTTATTACGCCCTTCTCAAGGAATTGGGAAGAGATCCTACGCCTTATGAGCTGGCGGAGAGGACTGCTCTTCCCATGGACAAGATTATTTCTATCCTGGAAGCGTCCCGGGAGCCGATTTCATTAGAGACTCCGGTAGGCGATGAAGACAGTACTCTGGGAGATTTTATTGAAAATCAAAAATCCTTATCTCCTTATGATACAGTAAAAGAACAGGAACTGTCGGAGAGTGTCAAGAGTATTTTGTGCACTCTCAGCCCTCGTGAGGAGAAGATCATCCGTTTGAGATTTGGGATTGGAGAGGATGCTGAATATACACTTGAAGAGATTGGAAAGCGGTTTAACGTCTCGCGTGAACGTATAAGACAGATCGAAAAAAAAGCGCTCAACCGGCTGCGTCATTCTACCCGTAGGGAGAAGTTGAGACATTTCCACGACTAGAGATTAACGGCCACTGCGTTGTCTGCCGTGCTCCTGTAAAGGCTGGCTATTCCTGATATGGATGGCCGGCCTTTATTTTTTCTTATCTTTGAGCGCCTTGCCTTTCGCAGATGCGCCAAGGCGCGCCCCTCGCCAGATATAGACAATAGGGCTGGCTACGAATACCGAGGAGTAGGTGCCCACCATAACGCCGATGAGGAGGGCCAGTGCGAAATCACGGATGACTATACCGCCCAGGCTGAGAAGGGCCACCAGTACGATAAAAACGGTGGCGGTAGTAATGATCGTTCGCGCCAGCACTTCGTTCACACTGAGATTGACAATGTCT
This window contains:
- a CDS encoding sigma-70 family RNA polymerase sigma factor encodes the protein MDLAIGEPYVHMNKLDKVRLLKAVGKKEQITYEDLNELLPSDVNDPHEIEEIFEFLSKNDIEVVEEAPAIEDLDSAEAEWPKGRDKEQVEEVVEAAELVEKETEEFEEPFEVTTTYLREMGRFPLLTPGKEEELSRIIQSGYEMLLHVVLKTRGREPELKAIHERISTWRERDPSLKPKKQHLNYLLKNVRELAARYPEPKKIKKLLAGVTKEIEAIEKAKDEMIRANLRLVVSIAKKYMYQGLNLADLIQEGNLGLMRAVFRFDYSKGNKFSTYASWWIRQAITRAILDKTRTIRLPVHFLELRSQFFKAYYALLKELGRDPTPYELAERTALPMDKIISILEASREPISLETPVGDEDSTLGDFIENQKSLSPYDTVKEQELSESVKSILCTLSPREEKIIRLRFGIGEDAEYTLEEIGKRFNVSRERIRQIEKKALNRLRHSTRREKLRHFHD